The following are from one region of the Calypte anna isolate BGI_N300 chromosome 13, bCalAnn1_v1.p, whole genome shotgun sequence genome:
- the LOC103532967 gene encoding tripartite motif-containing protein 29: MCKLHLGPILELQKNFRLCSIVEAFQANTCEEQEDKGSAEEKEAVLCDFCLGLPLPAVKTCLICDASLCQSHLDKHNAKASHVLVEVGTAMSEERRCLEHGRLLESFCQDEEQQNVCVLCSIAGCHKCHTIITMKEAHDKQLARGFPILMAPLDS, encoded by the coding sequence ATGTGCAAGCTCCACCTGGGCCCCATCCTGGAGCTACAGAAGAATTTTCGTCTGTGCAGCATCGTGGAGGCATTTCAGGCCAACACTTGCGAAGAACAAGAAGacaagggctctgcagaggagaaggaggcagtTCTCTGTGACTTCTGCCTCGGCTTGCCCCTGCCAGCGGTGAAAACCTGCCTAATCTGTGATGCATCTTTGTGCCAGAGCCACCTGGACAAACACAACGCCAAGGCTTCCCATGTCCTGGTGGAGGTGGGCACAGCTATGTCCGAGGAGAGGAGATGCCTGGAACACGGCAGGCTGCTGGAAAGCTTCTGCCAGGACGAGGAGCAGCAGAACGTCTGCGTGCTCTGCTCCATCGCGGGCTGCCACAAGTGCCACACCATCATCACCATGAAGGAGGCACATGACAAACAGCTGGCAAGGGGCTTTCCCATCCTCATGGCCCCTCTGGACTCCTGA
- the LOC103532966 gene encoding E3 ubiquitin/ISG15 ligase TRIM25 gives MAEQGAVPGVEEDLTCPICLGIYREPVSLSCGHSFCKECIQEVRSHRRHPQGPYSCPLCHAPADPDMELQTNVQLNSIAQKFLNTPAHQEEEESEAQHEEKAESLGQQDDVILCDFCLQEPQPAVKTCLTCEASLCQAHLSKHNLRTPLKSHVLLGPCGAHVLAERKCPQHGKPLECFCKTDSLCICMMCPLTSSHKNHEITTLEEAYGQARSVFPEVLEKVKTHKAAMRKMVSKLLNQEEEVKTEKSLQRDLLESLYEEMHRQLDNKKGEELGVLSHNEEQQLFQIQREREKYREQEDAANCDVEKLEALQDQRDPLLFTKAFEVIRARKRDPVPKKADVELPKLPIVLDESTTNNILVLFQQFLSDMQLIFENPPVRSHLTTSMALGEGLAQCSDTVNAPLSRPYYVRKQNRTFHLWTEYDGSNSKNPYRGHDTSYVKSDQSFSEGCHFWDVDIRNAHDCELGIVQSSSQCYLQILNDNLRLFLGKTMIMCKRFPTDLKVVRVQLDCRRNTLSFYKVSPKHGERCECIETVSIPSNYPAHATFSVFNGSLKLL, from the exons ATGGCCGAGCAGGGTGCGGTGCCCGGGGTGGAGGAGGATCTGACCTGTCCCATCTGCCTGGGCATTTACAGGGAGCCGGTGTCCCTGAGCTGCGGACACAGCTTCTGCAAGGAGTGCATCCAGGAGGTCCGCAGCCACCGGCGTCACCCGCAGGGCCCGTACAGCTGCCCGCTGTGCCATGCCCCAGCAGACCCCGACATGGAGCTGCAGACCAACGTCCAGCTCAACAGTATCGCGCAGAAGTTTCTGAATACCCCTGCTCAccaagaagaggaagagagtgAAGCGCAGCACGAAGAGAAAGCTGAAAGTTTGGGCCAGCAAGACGATGTAATCCTATGTGATTTCTGCCTTCAGGAGCCCCAGCCAGCTGTGAAGACCTGCCTGACCTGCGAGGCATCCCTCTGCCAAGCCCACCTGAGCAAGCACAACCTGAGGACGCCCCTGAAGAGCCATGTGCTGCTGGGGCCCTGTGGTGCTCATGTTTTGGCTGAGAGGAAGTGTCCCCAGCACGGCAAACCGCTGGAGTGCTTCTGCAAGACAGACTCGCTCTGCATCTGCATGATGTGCCCTCTCACCAGCTCGCACAAGAACCACGAAATCACTACTTTGGAGGAGGCTTATGGCCAAGCACGG AGTGTTTTTCCTGAGGTTCTGGAAAAGGTGAAGACACACAAAGCTGCAATGAGGAAAATGGTATCAAAGCTGCTGAATCAAGAGGAGGAAGTAAAG ACTGAGAAGAGCCTGCAGAGGGATCTGCTGGAGAGCCTCTATGAAGAGATGCATCGGCAGCTAGATaacaaaaaaggagaggaacTGGGAGTTCTCAGTCAcaatgaggagcagcagctttttcagattcagagagagagagaaaagtacAGGGAGCAGGAAGATGCAGCCAACTGTGATGTAGAGAAGCTGGAGGCTCTGCAAGATCAGAGGGACCCTCTCCTTTTCACCAAG GCTTTTGAAGTGATTCGGGCCAG GAAACGGGATCCAGTTCCAAAGAAAGCTGATGTAGAACTGCCAAAGCTACCCATTGTTTTGGATGAATCAAcaacaaataatattttagtgCTCTTCCAGCAATTCCTCTCAGATATGCAACTCATATTTGAAAACCCACCTG tTCGCAGTCATCTGACTACTTCAATGGCTTTAGGAGAGGGACTTGCTCAGTGTAGCGACACAGTCAATGCACCCCTGAGCAGACCTTACTACGTTAGGAAACAAAATCGTACCTTTCACCTATGGACTGAATATGATGGATCCAACTCCAAGAACCCATACAGAGGCCATGACACCTCATACGTGAAGAGCGACCAGAGCTTCTCAGAAGGCTGTCACTTCTGGGACGTGGACATCAGAAATGCCCACGACTGCGAGCTTGGAATTGTTCAATCCTCTTCTCAGTGCTACCTGCAAATACTTAATGATAATCTCCGTTTGTTCCTAGGTAAAACAATGATCATGTGCAAACGCTTTCCTACAGATCTCAAAGTGGTCAGGGTACAACTagactgcagaagaaatacaCTATCATTTTATAAGGTGTCTCCTAAGCATGGTGAGAGATGTGAGTGTATAGAGACAGTAAGTATCCCTTCGAACTATCCTGCCCATGCTACCTTCAGTGTGTTTAATGGCTCTTTGAAGCTCCTGTAG
- the PPARGC1B gene encoding peroxisome proliferator-activated receptor gamma coactivator 1-beta: MLGAASAPARRWKMAEPGPDCSSLLDEDLSSFVFSYLADSQYEVSGEEHLYSDFPEIDLSQLDASDFDSASCFSELQWCGEHSETDSSQYSTDDSELFQIIDSENEALLAALTETLDDIQGDDMGLAAFRTLEEGDTLNHAYTSPAPSPKSTAPVMGGPSSAPEFDELSLLKKLLLSPSHVPPSCEAQRDGSARRPGTPKSRPARPCTKVGGPRDRRASVPQAQSRSCTELHRHLTSSTPCPQTKASQVPEECPSSLHLSSLGDCAHHEDDSDSSEDSLSSGDSVTPPSLAEDGSSCQFSCKGEMHSMVELIRYMHTYCLPPRKLPARDATDTKPPACSSPFKRAKPDCSSSAKSQLGCTWQMGGGCKKPGASFSILKELLARDLLCDVSKPYRLGKPVYAALARPPGYRSPVPPAQDREDAGGSCTSRTRTATEKGEPQQSPGAKAEALQEPGGLEDDAGKHVGTPGTAVGKVTRKQESTIYAVRRSKRLNPELGHWLSFLDEPPPEPSSPQELGDSCGPQDTLACSTLDGFSAEEPVAEVEVGGMEERDSGSMALLVEPQPLPLSSPGDGEVGDGAESRGCALPEKAETPRCLMLSLAQTVPTFGKRNFEPMLTVELCGTAGLTPPTTPPYKPAEEDLYKPDIPQEPGKEDGTAPGSGGTGDVAAPRKAPKKHPERTELFAHLSRATGRPVLPEQQGILKRPFSRSFGDHDYCQVLKPEAALQRKVLKSWEPPGQVEMEHKRRVPAAHYQGLDPSGKEAGMQMLWKDGVKQLRDQEIRASLTKHFGFLDSALDDEDMVFCKSPEYDTVFEDSCSESGSPVEEEEEEEEEEEEEHSDTKLCLRRNPLSRTSLHYCSRSRSSSGSSCCRSRSPASRRTFRCENGEQCRGGQRGQMEKRREKAIGEGRVVYIRNLSSSMSSSELKKRFEVFGEIVECQVLSRTNRGDKYGFITYRYSEHAALSLKNGTSLRKRNEPSFQLSSGGLGHFFWTRYTDLDCSVEESSPAPVKSKYETMDFDSLLQEAQLSLHR, encoded by the exons ATAATAGACAGCGAGAATGAAGCGCTGCTGGCAGCCCTCACCGAGACACTGGATGATATACAGGGAGATGACATGGGCCTGGCTGCCTTCCGAACTTTGGAAGAGGGGGACACACTCAACCATGCCTACACCTCGcctgccccctcccccaaaTCCACCGCCCCGGTCATGGGGGGGCCATCCTCGGCCCCCGAGTTTGATGAGCTGTCTCTA CTGAAGAAGTTGCTCCTCTCTCCATCACATGTGCCTCCCAGCTGTGAGGCTCAGCGGGATGGGAGCGCCCGGCGCCCAGGGACCCCCAAGTCCCGACCCGCACGGCCCTGCACAAAG gTGGGGGGTCCCCGGGACAGGAGGGCAAGTGTCCCGCAGGCACAAAGCCGCAGCTGCACCGAGCTGCATCGGCACCTCACCtccagcaccccctgcccccagaCCAAAGCCTCCCAGGTACCTGAGGAATGCCCCAGCAGTCTCCACCTCTCATCCTTGGGGGACTGTGCCCATCATGAGGATGACAGTGACTCCAGCGAGGACTCGCTGAGCTCTGGTGACTCGGTGACTCCCCCCTCCTTGGCAGAGGATGGCTCCAGTTGCCAGTTCTCCTGCAAGGGGGAGATGCACTCCATGGTGGAGCTCATCCGCTACATGCACACCTACTGCCTGCCTCCACGGAAGCTGCCTGCCCGTGATGCCACCGACACCAagcccccagcctgcagcagccccttcAAGAGAGCCAAACCAgactgctccagcagtgccaagaGCCAGCTGGGCTGCACCTGGCAAATGGGTGGGGGCTGCAAGAAGCCCGGGGCATCCTTCTCCATCCTGAAGGAATTGCTGGCACGGGACCTACTGTGTGATGTCAGCAAGCCATACCGCCTGGGCAAGCCCGTGTATGCTGCCCTAGCCCGGCCACCTGGCTACCGttccccagtgccaccagcccAGGACAGGGAGGATGCTGGTGGGAGCTGCACATCCAGAACCAGAACGGCGACGGAGAAGGGTGAgccacagcagagccctggggccAAGGCAGAGGCACTGCAGGAGCCGGGTGGCCTTGAGGACGATGCTGGGAAGCATGTGGGCACCCCAGGCACAGCTGTGGGGAAGGTGACCCGTAAGCAGGAGAGCACCATTTATGCTGTCCGCCGGTCCAAGAGACTCAACCCTGAGCTTGGCCACTGGCTCTCCTTCCTAGATGAGCCACCCCCTGAGCCCTCCAGCCCCCAGGAGTTAGGGGACAGCTGTGGCCCCCAGGACACCCTGGCCTGCTCAACGCTGGACGGCTTCTCTGCCGAAGAGCCCGTGGCTGAAGTGGAGGTGGGGGGCATGGAGGAGAGAGACAGCGGGAGCATGGCACTGCTGGTGGAgccccagcctctccccctGAGCTCCCCAGGGGATGGCGAGGTGGGCGACGGGGCTGAGAGCCGGGGCTGTGCCCTCCCGGAGAAAGCAG AAACACCCAGGTGTCTCATGCTGTCCTTGGCACAAAC tgtCCCAACCTTTGGGAAGAGAAACTTTGAGCCGATGCTGACTGTGGAGTTGTGTGGGACAGCAG GTCTCACACCGCCAACCACTCCGCCTTACAAGCCTGCTGAGGAAGACCTCTACAAGCCAGATATCCCCCAGGAACCAGGGAAGGAGGATGGAACAGCCCCCGGCTCTGGGGGCACAGGGGATGTGGCAGCCCCCAGGAAAGCCCCCAAGAAGCACCCTGAGAGGACAGAGCTCTTCGCCCACCTGAGCCGAGCCACCGGGCGCCCTGTGCTCCCCGAGCAACAGGGCATCCTCAAGCGGCCCTTCTCCCGCTCCTTCGGGGACCACGACTACTGCCAGGTGCTGAAGCCtgaggctgctctgcagaggaaggtgCTCAAGTCATGGGAGCCCCCAGGCCAGGTGGAGATGGAGCACAAGAGGAGGGTCCCAGCCGCCCACTACCAGGGGCTGGACCCCAGTGGCAAGGAGGCAGGCATGCAGATGCTGTGGAAGGATGGCGTAAAGCAGCTGAGGGACCAGGAGATCAGAGCCAGCTTAACAAAGCACTTTGGCTTTCTGGATAGTGCTCTGGATGATGAGGACATGGTCTTCTGCAAGAGCCCCGAGTATGACACTGTCTTTGAAGACAGCTGCAGTGAGAGCGGCTCCccagtggaggaggaggaggaggaggaagaagaggaggaggaggagcacagtgacaccaagctgtgtctGCGGAGAAACCCCCTTTCCAGGACCAGTTTGCATTACTGTTCCCGGAGCAGGTCCAGCTCAGGGTCTTCGTGCTGCCGGTCCCGATCACCTGCAAGCAGGCGGACCTTCAG GTGTGAGAATGGCGAGCAGTGTCGGGGTGGGCAGCGGGGGCAGATGGAGAAGAGACGGGAAAAGGCCATC GGAGAAGGACGGGTGGTGTATATCAGAAACCTCTCCAGTAGCATGAGCTCCAGTGAACTGAAGAAACGCTTTGAAGTGTTTGGTGAAATCGTGGAGTGTCAAGTCCTGTCCAGGACTAACAG GGGGGATAAATATGGCTTCATCACCTACCGGTATTCAGAGCATGCCGCCTTATCTCTGAAGAATGGCACCTCACTAAGGAAGAGGAATGAGCCTTCattccagctcagctctggtggCCTTGGGCACTTCTTCTGGACCAGATACACTGACTTGG ATTGCAGCGTGGAGGagtcctccccagctccagtgAAAAGCAAGTACGAGACCATGGATTTCGACAGCTTGCTGCAGGAGGCCCAGCTCAGCCTGCATCGGTAA